Proteins encoded by one window of Labrus bergylta chromosome 2, fLabBer1.1, whole genome shotgun sequence:
- the tmem230b gene encoding transmembrane protein 230b, whose amino-acid sequence MPARSVVSNDSPNNKVRYSRLASDDDGYIDLQFKKPPPKVPYKAIALATVLFLIGSLLIIIGALLLAGYFGVTHSDRTVPVLIIGILVFLPGIYHLRIAYYASKGYHGYSYDDIPDFDD is encoded by the exons ATGCCAGCTCGCAGCGTTGTATCAAACGACAGCCCCAACAACAAAGTCAGGTATTCTAGGTTAGCCAGTGATGATGACGGCTACATTGACTTACAG TTCAAAAAGCCCCCGCCCAAAGTCCCATACAAAGCCATAGCACTAGCAACAGTCCTCTTTTTAATCGGCTCTCTGTTAATCATCATTGGCGCCCTTCTCCTGGCTGGATACTTTGGAGTCACA CACTCAGACCGAACGGTTCCTGTCCTAATCATCGGGATCCTTGTCTTCCTGCCTGGAATTTACCACCTACGGATAGCTTACTATGCATCAAAAGGCTACCATGGCTACTCCTATGATGACATCCCAGACTTTGATGACTGA